Proteins found in one Kwoniella bestiolae CBS 10118 chromosome 1, complete sequence genomic segment:
- a CDS encoding phenylalanine-tRNA ligase has protein sequence MASRIAPRLLVSSSRLFTCSRGRLIPIPLLPRISPVTLTPRFQSTISSPDSYKLSGTTYSKDTYSNIPSSILDKLDRNLHLLPSHPISILRQIVEDHFSSYTPLVPSSAVVSVHQNFDELGFPPDHPGRSLTDSYYLNRDYMLRTHTSAHEVESYKKGLNRWLLSADVYRRDEIDSSHYPVFHQMEGTHIWDNSELHNLPALNAELEKKLEECNILIEDETVISPSNPYQAHHDPIHAEQITRHLKHSLNSLIFRLFGHHASQKGAEPLKVRWIEAYFPFTTPSYEVEVYWNGQWLELLGCGVVMQKTLDLSDVPKKSGWAFGLGLERLSMVLFSIPDIRLFWTSDPRFLDQFKQGEITTFQPYSKYPPCYKDMSFWLPPSSSVIEEHGAAAAGGRLPVEGGVREKAKAFHENDYCEIVRDVAGDLIESVTLIDEFTHPKTNRKSKCYRLNYRHMDRNLSNEEVNELQDQVQRRVVEEMGIEMR, from the exons ATGGCATCAAGGATAGCACCAAGGTTGCTCGTTTCCTCATCCAGATTGTTCACCTGCTCAAGGGGTAGACTGATACCAATCCCCCTGTTACCACGGATATCACCAGTAACGTTAACACCCAGATTccaatcaaccatctcctcacCCGACTCGTACAAGCTCAGCGGCACCACCTACTCCAAAGACACCTactccaacatcccctcttccatcctcgACAAGCTAGACCGtaatctccatctcctcccttcccacccaatATCGATCCTCCGTCAAATAGTCGAAGATCATTTCTCAAGCTACACACCGCTCGTACCCTCTTCAGCTGTCGTCTCGGTGCACCAGAATTTCGATGAATTGGGATTTCCACCCGACCACCCCGGTCGAAGTCTGACGGATAGCTATTACCTCAACAGGGATTACATGCTCCGGACACATACCTCAGCACACGAGGTGGAAAGTTACAAGAAGGGACTGAACAGGTGGTTACTCTCTGCAGACGTATATCGACGAGACGAGATTGATTCGAGCCATTATCCCGTATTCCATCAGATGGAGGGAACACACATATGGGATAATTCCGAATTACACAACTTACCAGCCCTCAATgcagagttggagaagaagttggaggaatGTAATATCCTTATAGAAGATGAGACGGTGATATCCCCCTCGAACCCATATCAAGCACACCATGATCCCATCCATGCCGAGCAGATAACGAGGCATCTCAAGCATTCCTTGAATTCTCTGATATTTAGATTGTTCGGTCATCATGCGAGTCAGAAGGGTGCAGAACCGTTGAAAGTCAGGTGGATCGAAGCTTATTTCCCATTTACAACGCCCAGttatgaggttgaggtgtacTGGAATGGGCAATGGTTGGAGCTGTTGGGCTGTGGGGTGGTTATGCAGAAGACGCTGGATCTGtcag ACGTCCCCAAAAAATCCGGCTGGGCCTTCGGCCTAGGCCTCGAGCGCCTCTCAATGGTCCTCTTCTCCATACCCGACATCCGACTCTTCTGGACCTCTGACCCTCGATTCCTCGATCAATTCAAGCAAGGCGAGATAACCACCTTCCAGCCGTACAGCAAATACCCACCATGTTACAAGGACATGTCGTTCTGGTTGCCTCCTAGCTCAAGTGTGATAGAGGAACATGGGGCGGCAGCTGCGGGGGGTAGACTACCTGTAGAAGGTGGAGTAAGAGAGAAAGCGAAGGCGTTCCATGAGAATGATTATTGTGAGATTGTGAGGGACGTTGCTGGGGATTTGATTGAGAGCGTCactttg ATCGACGAGTTCACCCACCCCAAGACGAACAGGAAGAGTAAATGCTATCGACTGAATTACCGACACATGGATCGCAACCTATCAAATGAGGAGGTTAACGAGCTGCAAGATCAAGTACAGAGGAGGGTGGTCGAAGAAATGGGTatagagatgagatag
- a CDS encoding mitogen-activated protein kinase HOG1, producing the protein MADFVKLSIFGTVFEVTTRYVDLQPVGMGAFGLVCSAKDQLSGTSVAIKKIMKPFSTPVLSKRTYRELKLLKHLRHENIISLSDIFISPLEDIYFVTELLGTDLHRLLTSRPLEKQFIQYFLYQILRGLKYVHSAGVVHRDLKPSNILVNENCDLKICDFGLARIQDPQMTGYVSTRYYRAPEIMLTWQKYDVAVDIWSTGCIFAEMLEGKPLFPGKDHVNQFSIITELLGTPPDDVIQTIASENTLRFVQSLPKREKVPFATKFPNADPLSLDLLEKMLVFDPRTRISAAEGLAHEYLAPYHDPTDEPSAAEVFDWSFNDADLPVDTWKVMMYSEILDFHNLGDISNNEAEGPVVGEVPPAPAS; encoded by the exons ATGGCTGATTTCGTTAAACTCTCCATCTTCGGTACT GTGTTCGAAGTGACCACCCGTTATGTCGACTTGCAACCTGTTGGTATGGGTGCTTTCGGACTTGTCTG CTCCGCCAAAGATCAACTCTCAGGTACCTCAGTagctatcaagaagatcatgaAGCCCTTTTCCACGCCCGTGTTGAGTAAAAGAACTTATAGGGAGTTGAAGTTGCTCAAACATCTCAGGCATGAGAAC ATTATCTCCTTGAGTgatatcttcatctctcctcttgaGGATAT CTACTTCGTCACCGAACTCCTTGGTACCGACTTGCACCGATTACTCACCTCTCGACCACTCGAAAAGCAATTCATCCAATATTTCCTGTACCAGATCCTCCGGGGTTTGAAATACGTCCATTCAGCTGGTGTAGTCCACAGGGATTTGAAACCTTCGAATATCTTGGTCAATGAGAACTGTgatttgaag ATCTGTGATTTCGGTCTCGCCCGTATTCAAGATCCCCAAATGACGGGTTATGTGTCCACTCGATACTACCGAGCCCCAGAGATCATGTTGACATGGCAGAAGTACGATGTTGCCG TCGATATCTGGAGTACAGGTTGTATCTTCGCTGAGATGTTGGAAGGAAAGCCATTGTTCCCAGGAAAGGATC ACGTCAACCAattctccatcatcaccgaATTACTCGGTACTCCGCCTGATGATGTTATCCAAACCATCGCTTCTGAGAAC ACCCTCCGATTCGTTCAATCTTTACCTAAGAGGGAGAAAGTCCCATTCGCTACGAAATTCCCCAATGCTGATCCTCTCT CCCTCGACCTATTAGAAAAGATGCTTGTCTTCGACCCACGAACACGTATCTCAGCCGCCGAGGGATTAGCCCACGAATACCTCGCACCATACCACGACCCCACTGACGAGCCCTCCGCTGCCGAGGTGTTCGATTGGTCTTTCAACGATGCTGATTTGCCTGTGGATACTTGGAAGGTCATGATGTATTCTGAAATTTTGG ACTTCCACAACCTAGGTGATATCTCAAACAATGAAGCTGAGGGTCCCGTGGTCGGTGAGGTccctcctgcacctgcatCATAA